The DNA sequence GGCTGGAAGAAACCTCTATAGTCGCTTGGTTCCTCTTGCTCTTCTTCTTATTGATGGTATTTTTTGTCTTATTCGATgtctcatttaattttatcattggaaatttcttttaatgttCCAGAGACTGATCAAGTATAGAACCTAAAATgtcacttttttttgttttaaatataattaggTAGCAGCCCTATTGATGTTTCTGATCCAAGATGGGAGTTGTATGTCCTTGTTCAGAAGAACAATGGTCAACTGGGGCAAACACATCCTACATTGCTAGGATTTGCTGCCCTTTATCGCTTCTACCACTATCCTGACAGTTCTCGCTTGCGTCTGAGCCAGGTTTAGTATTTTTATCCGCTACTTCTTGTGGTCGAGTCTAGTTAATGAATTGCGGTGTCTGGCATAACCATTTACTGATGTCTGGCATTTGTTCAGATACTTGTTCTCCCTCCTTACCAGCGTAAGGGCTTTGGGTGTTTCCTTTTAGAGGTGCTGAACAATGTTGCAATATCAGAAAATGTTTATGATTTCACCATTGAAGAGCCATTAAGTCAGCTACTACAGATGCGAACTTGCATTGATGTTAAACGTCTGCGGGGATTTGGCCCCATCCAAGAAGCTGTAGAATCTGCCGTTTCGCAATTTAAACTAGGGAAGCTATCAAAGAAGGTTTCCTTCCCTCCGCTTTTACCCCCAACTGCAGCTATTGTAGATGTtagaaaaagtttgaaaattacGAAGGAACAGTTCTTACACTGTTGGGAGATACTAGTCTTTTTAGGTCTCGAACCTGACAAGCACATGGAAGATTTTATTCTTGCAGTTTCAAGTAGAATGCGAGATGAATTGATTGGTGAAAGCTCAGACGCCGAAGGGAAACAAGTGATTGACGTTCCTACTGATTATGATCAAGAGATGTCATTTGTAATGTTCAGATCAACAAGCAATGCGACTAGCGTTGAGGCGGATGAATCCCGGGCTAATCAAGAAGAACAACTCAAAAAGTTAGTAGACGATAGAGTGAAAGAAATCAAGCTGATTGCACAAAAGGTATCTGCAGATTAATTCCCGAACATATCACGCCTTTCTAGAGCTCTCGTTTCACAAAAATCTGTTCACTGAAGCAGCAGCTTGTTTTTTATTCGTCCCCGATTAATT is a window from the Cucurbita pepo subsp. pepo cultivar mu-cu-16 chromosome LG07, ASM280686v2, whole genome shotgun sequence genome containing:
- the LOC111797978 gene encoding histone acetyltransferase type B catalytic subunit-like, whose translation is MGQKQQASADPCPKTKKKRRVVFSAIDTGVAAKDCIKIYLVCTKEEVGSTDSLCIDPVDLNNFFDDEEGKIYGYQGLEITVWFSIVSFQAYADIVFESTSDGGKGITDLKSALQNIFAETLVDNKDEFLQTFSKDVNFIGSLVADGEVLYPKDSSNGQFFSSNFDLQADNSDLEVFRLAMDNMAGRNLYSRLVPLALLLIDGSSPIDVSDPRWELYVLVQKNNGQLGQTHPTLLGFAALYRFYHYPDSSRLRLSQILVLPPYQRKGFGCFLLEVLNNVAISENVYDFTIEEPLSQLLQMRTCIDVKRLRGFGPIQEAVESAVSQFKLGKLSKKVSFPPLLPPTAAIVDVRKSLKITKEQFLHCWEILVFLGLEPDKHMEDFILAVSSRMRDELIGESSDAEGKQVIDVPTDYDQEMSFVMFRSTSNATSVEADESRANQEEQLKKLVDDRVKEIKLIAQKVSAD